One [Clostridium] saccharolyticum WM1 DNA segment encodes these proteins:
- a CDS encoding proline-rich domain-containing protein has protein sequence MKKICPICDLPVNEMNYCPRCRRMVRQPVLWQADYYLNERRPDYENRGEPHKPVSTGTQQKWKIQGNQQSGTIPGNQQSGNIPGNQQKRNIPGNPQKGNVQGSVRQNGSIPPFNPVYQEEKRSAEPVSGHKPSQPAQSGQAKKRRNSLTPLTGVITLLIVLNAVPKVIGSIGRLMDEKNDYGNYETAVPYDDSGFTELEEEEVKASKTACDGYIHFPADGSQIAAALGQFFKETDYGYQVEDGTVYSDNYLFEEESGPISYYETVESYSLEDQETGQLDPGDENYVYQYVDINYDTATGELHDYISSLKDQEVSLVYLQEFLRLTEAAAGIPQEESSIPAIMDQARTKEWQEDGLFISEGMFDINAYLTDDGIRIYVSCSNPQVMESQET, from the coding sequence ATGAAAAAGATTTGTCCGATTTGTGATCTTCCGGTTAATGAGATGAATTACTGTCCGAGGTGCAGGCGGATGGTCCGCCAGCCCGTTCTGTGGCAGGCAGACTATTATTTGAATGAAAGAAGACCTGATTATGAAAACAGGGGGGAGCCGCATAAACCGGTTTCAACCGGGACCCAGCAAAAATGGAAAATACAGGGAAACCAGCAGAGCGGAACGATACCGGGAAACCAGCAGAGCGGAAATATACCAGGAAATCAGCAGAAAAGAAATATACCCGGAAATCCTCAAAAAGGGAACGTACAAGGGTCTGTAAGGCAGAATGGATCAATCCCCCCCTTCAACCCTGTTTATCAGGAGGAGAAGCGGTCCGCTGAGCCTGTTTCCGGCCATAAACCTTCCCAGCCTGCCCAATCGGGTCAGGCAAAAAAAAGGAGGAATTCCCTGACACCCCTGACAGGAGTTATTACCCTGCTCATTGTTTTGAATGCCGTACCAAAGGTTATTGGATCCATTGGACGGCTGATGGATGAAAAAAATGATTATGGTAATTATGAAACAGCGGTTCCTTACGACGATTCCGGCTTTACGGAGCTTGAAGAAGAGGAAGTAAAGGCCTCTAAAACGGCTTGTGACGGCTACATTCATTTTCCGGCCGACGGTAGTCAGATCGCAGCAGCTTTGGGGCAGTTTTTTAAAGAAACTGACTATGGCTATCAGGTGGAGGACGGGACGGTTTATTCTGATAATTATCTCTTTGAAGAAGAGAGCGGTCCAATTTCCTATTATGAGACCGTGGAAAGCTATTCTTTGGAAGACCAGGAAACCGGTCAACTGGATCCAGGTGATGAAAACTACGTATACCAATATGTGGATATTAACTATGATACAGCTACGGGAGAACTCCATGATTATATTTCTTCCTTGAAGGACCAGGAGGTTTCCCTTGTTTATTTGCAGGAGTTTCTAAGGCTCACAGAAGCAGCGGCAGGAATCCCTCAGGAGGAAAGCAGCATTCCGGCCATTATGGATCAGGCAAGAACAAAGGAATGGCAGGAAGATGGCTTGTTTATCTCGGAGGGCATGTTTGATATCAATGCATACCTTACTGATGACGGAATAAGAATTTATGTATCCTGCAGCAATCCTCAGGTCATGGAAAGCCAGGAGACGTAA
- a CDS encoding helix-turn-helix domain-containing protein, which yields MSEKELDWEISEDYYNSREDEKNLSLEDFITESDGPGHELKVPGQPDELLMKTISDVRQVLALAQEGKSIGQIASSTGLSENYVYDIQVCAQGFREDDEIAVAHLVLG from the coding sequence ATGTCAGAGAAAGAATTGGATTGGGAAATTTCGGAGGATTATTATAACAGCAGAGAGGATGAAAAAAACCTGTCTTTGGAAGATTTTATCACTGAATCAGACGGGCCGGGGCATGAACTTAAGGTTCCCGGACAACCGGATGAATTATTAATGAAGACAATTTCAGATGTCCGTCAGGTGCTGGCTTTGGCTCAGGAAGGAAAGAGCATTGGCCAGATTGCTTCCTCAACCGGCCTTTCTGAAAACTATGTTTACGATATACAGGTTTGTGCCCAGGGCTTCAGGGAGGATGACGAGATTGCCGTAGCTCATCTGGTTCTGGGATAG
- the ftsZ gene encoding cell division protein FtsZ, whose protein sequence is MLEIKINEADNAARILVIGVGGAGNNAVNRMIDENIAGVEFLGINTDKQALQFCKAPTAMQIGEKLTKGLGAGAKPEIGEKAAEENADELAQAMKGADMVFVTCGMGGGTGTGAAPVVAKIAKDMGILTVGVVTKPFRFEARTRMSNANNGIERLKESVDTLIVIPNDRLLEIVDRRTTMPDALKKADEVLQQAVQGITDLINVPGLINLDFADVQTVMTDKGIAHIGIGRAKGDEKALEAVKQAVSSPLLETTIEGASHVIINISGDISLVEANEAASYVQEMAGDEANIIFGAMYDENAHDEASITVIATGLDLQSETPVSKVMTNFSNPNYKQPKAAAQTQAVNQEAAATAATPGYNQNYNPNYGNANYSNQNYPNNNSSFNNQNYGNQNYGSGNYTKPNYQGQSNNQGTPQGGGQPYRPTVNKEVQINIPDFLRNKR, encoded by the coding sequence TTGTTAGAGATTAAGATAAATGAGGCGGACAATGCCGCAAGAATTCTGGTTATCGGAGTAGGTGGTGCCGGAAACAATGCGGTTAACCGCATGATTGATGAGAATATAGCTGGTGTGGAATTTCTTGGAATCAATACGGACAAGCAGGCCCTGCAGTTTTGCAAGGCTCCTACAGCCATGCAGATCGGAGAGAAGCTGACCAAAGGTCTTGGTGCAGGTGCCAAGCCCGAGATCGGAGAAAAGGCAGCTGAGGAGAATGCGGACGAGCTGGCCCAGGCCATGAAGGGTGCGGATATGGTGTTTGTAACCTGCGGAATGGGAGGCGGAACCGGTACCGGAGCGGCCCCTGTTGTGGCCAAAATTGCCAAAGATATGGGAATTCTTACCGTAGGCGTTGTGACAAAGCCTTTCCGCTTTGAAGCAAGGACCCGTATGAGCAATGCTAATAATGGAATTGAACGCTTGAAAGAGAGCGTGGATACCTTAATTGTTATCCCCAATGACCGTCTTCTGGAAATCGTGGACAGGCGTACTACTATGCCGGATGCCTTAAAAAAAGCGGATGAGGTTCTTCAACAGGCCGTTCAGGGAATTACGGATCTGATCAATGTGCCCGGACTTATTAACCTTGACTTTGCAGATGTGCAGACAGTCATGACAGACAAGGGCATTGCCCACATCGGTATCGGCAGGGCAAAGGGGGATGAAAAAGCATTGGAAGCCGTGAAACAGGCGGTATCCAGTCCGTTGCTTGAGACCACCATTGAGGGTGCATCTCATGTCATCATAAACATTTCCGGTGATATCAGCCTGGTGGAAGCCAATGAGGCAGCCAGCTACGTTCAGGAAATGGCAGGAGATGAGGCAAACATCATCTTTGGAGCGATGTATGATGAAAACGCTCATGATGAAGCCAGTATTACCGTAATTGCTACCGGACTGGACTTACAGTCAGAGACTCCGGTATCCAAGGTTATGACGAATTTTTCCAATCCTAACTATAAACAGCCAAAAGCAGCAGCTCAGACACAGGCCGTGAATCAGGAAGCAGCCGCCACAGCAGCAACTCCTGGATATAACCAGAATTATAATCCTAACTATGGCAATGCCAACTATTCCAATCAGAATTATCCTAACAACAACAGCAGCTTTAATAACCAGAATTATGGGAATCAGAATTACGGATCCGGAAACTATACAAAGCCGAATTATCAGGGACAAAGCAATAATCAGGGCACTCCTCAGGGAGGCGGACAACCTTATCGTCCAACGGTGAATAAGGAAGTTCAGATCAATATTCCGGATTTTTTAAGAAATAAAAGATAA
- a CDS encoding cell division protein FtsQ/DivIB, with protein MKDLRKSRRRVKFGIIAAVIFLGTVIFLSLQIRNISVTGNKKYTSEQIIDMIFKDGWDRNAVFCLYKDRFQRHEQIPFVEDYKIVFQSPVTVEVIVYEKSVVGYVSYMGSYMYFDKDGIVVESSSGKLDGIPWVTGLQFGHIALHQPLPVEKGKIFSEILTLTQLLSTKEIPVDQIRYDSRGDATLFMGDIRVFLGSNDQMNGKISELKDQLPVLGGLSGTLYLDTYDEAETVTSYRFVKDK; from the coding sequence ATGAAAGATTTGAGAAAAAGCAGAAGAAGAGTTAAATTTGGTATAATCGCTGCCGTGATTTTTCTGGGAACTGTCATTTTTTTGTCGCTGCAGATCAGGAATATTTCGGTGACCGGCAATAAAAAGTACACATCAGAGCAGATTATAGATATGATATTCAAGGATGGCTGGGACAGGAATGCGGTTTTTTGTCTCTACAAGGACCGCTTTCAGAGACATGAACAGATCCCCTTTGTGGAAGATTATAAAATCGTATTCCAAAGCCCGGTAACGGTAGAAGTGATCGTTTATGAAAAATCTGTGGTAGGCTATGTCTCCTATATGGGCAGCTACATGTATTTTGATAAGGATGGCATCGTTGTGGAAAGTTCCAGCGGAAAGCTGGACGGGATCCCATGGGTTACTGGGCTGCAGTTCGGGCATATTGCCCTGCACCAGCCCCTTCCTGTGGAGAAAGGAAAGATTTTCAGTGAAATCCTGACTCTTACCCAGCTTTTATCCACCAAAGAAATCCCTGTTGACCAGATCCGGTATGATTCCCGGGGAGATGCTACTCTTTTCATGGGAGATATCCGGGTTTTTCTTGGAAGCAATGACCAGATGAACGGAAAAATTTCTGAACTGAAGGACCAGCTTCCTGTTTTGGGCGGATTGTCTGGAACCCTTTATCTGGACACATATGACGAGGCGGAAACCGTCACTTCTTATCGGTTTGTGAAGGATAAATGA
- the murA gene encoding UDP-N-acetylglucosamine 1-carboxyvinyltransferase, with protein sequence MSVIQVQGLRSLKGEIKIQGSKNAVLPMMAAAVLHKGTTVIHNVPRIQDVFCMLGILEHIGCICTFDGHSLTIDASTVTQAEIPEEYIKSMRSSIMLSGPLLGRTGNAVTSFPGGCSIGERPIDLHLSAFRKLGAVIEEKGDKLVASANRLMGADIYFPFPSVGATENALMAAVYAQGVTVIHGAAKEPEIITLCEFLNNMGAKIHGTGTSRLAVTGVKALWDSEFTVAGDRIVAGTYLMAVMAAEGNIVIQGIRPGHLTAALYLAEKMGAEIKWYESQLEVSMRGRPDCMDVMTEPYPGFPTDLQSQLMAVMASSKGMGRLKETIFEGRFGTAKELRKLGADIIIEEKRAVIRGLYPLKGNRVIATDLRGGAALVVAGLASEGVTEIHECHHIERGYEDICRDLSSLGAAIRGLE encoded by the coding sequence TTGTCAGTCATACAGGTCCAGGGGTTACGATCCTTAAAAGGTGAGATAAAAATTCAGGGTTCCAAAAATGCTGTACTGCCGATGATGGCAGCAGCGGTTCTCCATAAAGGTACAACAGTGATTCATAACGTCCCCAGGATACAGGATGTGTTCTGTATGCTGGGGATACTTGAGCATATTGGCTGCATATGCACCTTTGACGGTCATTCCTTGACCATTGATGCATCGACTGTGACACAGGCGGAGATTCCGGAGGAATATATAAAAAGCATGCGCTCTTCCATCATGCTGTCCGGTCCGCTGCTAGGAAGGACCGGAAATGCGGTTACCAGTTTTCCTGGAGGGTGTTCCATAGGGGAGCGTCCCATTGACTTACACTTGTCTGCCTTTCGGAAACTCGGGGCCGTAATTGAGGAAAAGGGTGATAAGCTTGTGGCGTCCGCAAATCGTTTGATGGGCGCCGATATTTATTTTCCCTTTCCCAGTGTGGGAGCTACGGAAAATGCCTTGATGGCTGCCGTATATGCCCAGGGAGTGACTGTTATCCATGGAGCAGCAAAGGAACCGGAAATCATCACTCTATGTGAATTTCTAAACAATATGGGTGCCAAAATACATGGAACCGGTACTTCCAGACTGGCGGTCACAGGTGTGAAAGCACTCTGGGATTCTGAATTCACTGTTGCCGGAGACCGGATTGTAGCAGGAACTTATTTAATGGCGGTTATGGCTGCAGAAGGAAATATCGTGATCCAGGGAATCAGGCCCGGGCATTTAACGGCTGCCCTTTATCTTGCTGAAAAAATGGGTGCGGAGATAAAATGGTACGAAAGTCAGCTGGAAGTATCCATGAGAGGCCGCCCGGACTGCATGGATGTTATGACAGAGCCCTATCCCGGATTCCCCACGGATCTCCAGTCCCAGCTAATGGCAGTGATGGCCTCCTCAAAAGGCATGGGAAGACTGAAGGAGACTATTTTTGAGGGACGGTTTGGGACGGCAAAAGAGTTGCGAAAGCTTGGAGCAGATATTATAATAGAAGAAAAACGGGCTGTCATACGCGGGCTTTATCCTTTAAAGGGAAACCGGGTAATTGCCACGGATCTGCGGGGAGGCGCGGCCCTTGTGGTTGCGGGCCTTGCAAGTGAGGGCGTGACCGAGATCCATGAGTGTCATCACATTGAACGGGGATATGAAGACATATGCCGTGATTTAAGCAGTCTAGGTGCAGCAATCAGAGGGTTGGAATGA
- a CDS encoding FtsW/RodA/SpoVE family cell cycle protein, translated as MAEKRPVKKKNKPRRFYDYSLLFTVIFLSVFGLVMIYSASSYAAQLKFNDAAYFMMRQAKIALAGFVIMIVISKMDYHWYARFAVFAYVLSYVLMITVSLVGRKVNGKRRWLGVGSLSFQPTEFVKIALIVMLAVLIVQMGRNINTRNGVILVIVTTLPIAGIVAANNLSSGIIIVGIAFVMLFVACKKKWPFFACGVAGVGLLAFAGPMATVLEKMNILHDYQLGRILVWLEPEAYPSTGGYQVLQGLYAIGSGGLVGRGLGESIQKMGFVPEAQNDMIFSIICEELGLFGAVSVILIFLFMIYRFMLIADNAPDLFGALLVVGVMGHIAIQVILNIAVVTNTIPNTGITLPFISYGGTSVLFLMMEMGIVLSVSNQIKLEK; from the coding sequence ATGGCAGAAAAGAGGCCAGTGAAGAAAAAGAATAAACCGCGCCGTTTTTATGATTACAGTCTCTTATTTACTGTAATATTTCTGTCTGTTTTTGGCCTGGTCATGATTTACAGTGCCAGTTCTTACGCTGCCCAGCTTAAATTCAATGATGCCGCATATTTCATGATGAGGCAGGCCAAGATCGCGCTGGCAGGTTTTGTCATTATGATCGTAATATCCAAAATGGATTACCACTGGTACGCCAGGTTCGCCGTATTTGCCTACGTACTTTCTTATGTTCTTATGATTACGGTATCTCTGGTAGGACGTAAGGTTAACGGAAAAAGAAGGTGGCTGGGAGTAGGAAGCTTATCTTTCCAGCCTACGGAATTTGTAAAGATTGCCCTTATTGTCATGCTGGCGGTTCTGATCGTTCAGATGGGAAGAAATATTAATACGAGAAACGGTGTCATCCTGGTAATCGTGACTACCCTTCCTATTGCGGGGATTGTAGCGGCTAACAACTTAAGTTCCGGAATCATTATTGTTGGAATCGCTTTTGTTATGCTGTTTGTAGCCTGCAAAAAGAAATGGCCGTTTTTTGCCTGCGGTGTTGCAGGCGTAGGCTTGCTGGCTTTTGCCGGGCCAATGGCAACTGTTCTGGAAAAGATGAATATCCTCCATGATTACCAGTTAGGCCGTATTCTGGTATGGCTGGAACCGGAGGCTTATCCCTCCACTGGGGGGTATCAGGTGCTTCAGGGACTGTATGCCATAGGTTCCGGCGGTCTGGTGGGAAGAGGACTTGGGGAAAGCATACAGAAGATGGGGTTTGTGCCGGAAGCACAAAACGACATGATATTTTCCATCATCTGTGAGGAGCTGGGACTTTTTGGAGCGGTTTCCGTGATTCTGATTTTCCTTTTTATGATTTACCGGTTTATGCTCATTGCGGATAATGCGCCGGATCTGTTCGGAGCTTTGCTGGTTGTAGGTGTCATGGGCCACATTGCCATACAGGTCATCTTAAACATTGCGGTTGTGACTAATACCATACCAAATACCGGAATTACACTTCCCTTTATCAGCTATGGAGGAACTTCAGTCCTTTTCCTCATGATGGAGATGGGCATAGTCTTAAGCGTTTCCAACCAGATAAAGCTGGAAAAATAA
- the murD gene encoding UDP-N-acetylmuramoyl-L-alanine--D-glutamate ligase translates to MNQKILVAGSGKSGIAASRLILKTGGEVILYDSNAALHKEELLGRLGEEESVSVLLGELKKEDLTDVSLCVISPGISMDAPFVSVLKEADIPVWSEIQLAYHHAKGKLAAITGTNGKTTTTALTGEIMKAHYDQVFVVGNIGVPYTEEALKTGGDSVTVAEISSFQLETITDFRPDVSAILNITPDHLDRHKTMECYIEVKERITSNQRPQDSCILNFDDPVLREFGAALTPKAVYFSSRQFLEEGYCMEGDRIIWNHNGEKTEIANIHEIQLLGRHNHENIMAAAAISAQMGVPMDVIRKVVREFKAVEHRIEFVAEKAGVKYFNDSKGTNPDAAIQAIKAMPGPTLLIAGGYDKNSQYDEWIESFDGKVKYMVLLGQTREKIAECAARHGFTNVMYAEDMQEAVKVCASYANRGDHVLLSPACASWGMFKCYEERGEIFKECVRNM, encoded by the coding sequence ATGAATCAGAAAATATTAGTTGCCGGCAGCGGAAAAAGCGGAATTGCCGCTTCCAGGCTGATCCTTAAAACAGGCGGTGAAGTGATTCTTTACGACAGCAATGCCGCCCTTCATAAGGAAGAGCTGCTTGGACGGTTGGGAGAAGAGGAGAGTGTTTCCGTTTTATTGGGGGAGCTTAAGAAGGAGGATCTTACCGATGTTAGCTTGTGTGTTATTAGCCCCGGTATTTCCATGGATGCGCCGTTTGTCTCTGTCTTAAAAGAAGCGGATATTCCGGTCTGGAGTGAGATCCAGCTGGCTTACCACCATGCAAAAGGAAAACTGGCAGCAATCACCGGAACCAATGGTAAGACAACCACTACGGCCCTTACGGGAGAAATTATGAAGGCACATTATGACCAGGTATTTGTAGTGGGCAATATTGGAGTTCCCTATACGGAGGAAGCCTTAAAGACTGGCGGTGATTCCGTGACGGTTGCCGAGATCAGCAGCTTCCAGCTTGAGACCATTACAGACTTCCGGCCGGATGTAAGCGCCATCTTAAACATAACACCTGACCACTTAGACCGTCATAAAACCATGGAATGTTACATAGAAGTAAAGGAACGGATTACATCAAACCAAAGACCTCAGGACTCCTGTATTTTAAATTTTGATGATCCGGTATTACGGGAATTTGGTGCCGCCTTAACGCCTAAGGCCGTCTACTTCAGCAGCCGCCAGTTTTTGGAGGAGGGTTACTGCATGGAAGGGGACAGGATCATCTGGAACCATAACGGAGAAAAGACGGAGATTGCCAATATTCATGAGATCCAGCTCCTGGGCCGCCATAACCATGAAAACATTATGGCTGCCGCCGCTATTTCAGCCCAAATGGGAGTTCCCATGGATGTAATCAGGAAGGTGGTCCGTGAATTCAAGGCGGTGGAGCACCGGATTGAATTTGTTGCTGAAAAAGCCGGGGTAAAATATTTCAACGATTCCAAGGGAACCAATCCTGATGCAGCCATCCAGGCAATCAAAGCCATGCCGGGGCCTACTCTGCTCATTGCCGGCGGCTATGACAAGAACTCTCAGTATGACGAATGGATAGAATCCTTTGACGGTAAGGTAAAGTACATGGTGCTACTGGGGCAGACCAGGGAAAAAATCGCTGAGTGCGCAGCCAGGCATGGTTTTACTAATGTAATGTATGCAGAGGATATGCAGGAAGCGGTAAAGGTCTGCGCCTCTTACGCCAACAGAGGGGATCACGTGCTTCTGTCCCCGGCCTGTGCCAGCTGGGGAATGTTTAAGTGCTATGAAGAACGTGGCGAAATCTTCAAGGAGTGTGTCCGGAACATGTAA
- the mraY gene encoding phospho-N-acetylmuramoyl-pentapeptide-transferase produces the protein MINETILAIIIAFAISAMLCPIVIPFLHRLKFGQEVRKEGPESHLKKQGTPTMGGLIILTSIIITSLFYVRQYPKIIPVLFVTVGFGIVGFLDDYIKIVMKRSEGLTPVQKMAGQLIITGIFAYYLLHSKDVGTEMLIPFTGGFEKGLYLNLGIFFVPAVFFIVIGTDNGVNFTDGLDGLCTSVTILVATFLTVVSIGENTGISPITGAVVGSLLGFLLFNVYPARVFMGDTGSLGLGGFVASSAFMMQIPVFIAIIGFIYLIEVLSVIIQVTYFKRTGGKRIFKMAPIHHHFELSGWSETRVVAVFAIVTAVLCMLAYLGL, from the coding sequence ATGATTAACGAAACGATTCTGGCAATCATCATAGCATTTGCCATCAGCGCCATGCTGTGTCCCATTGTAATACCATTTCTTCACAGGCTGAAATTTGGTCAGGAGGTCCGCAAGGAAGGGCCCGAAAGCCATTTGAAAAAGCAGGGAACTCCAACTATGGGAGGGCTTATCATATTGACCAGCATCATCATTACGTCGCTGTTTTATGTGAGGCAGTATCCCAAGATCATTCCAGTGCTTTTTGTGACCGTAGGATTTGGTATCGTAGGATTCCTTGATGATTACATCAAGATCGTAATGAAGCGGTCAGAGGGGCTTACGCCAGTTCAAAAGATGGCAGGTCAGTTAATCATCACAGGCATTTTTGCCTATTATCTGCTTCATTCAAAGGATGTGGGGACCGAAATGCTGATCCCCTTTACCGGAGGCTTTGAAAAAGGGCTGTATCTGAATTTAGGCATATTCTTTGTGCCGGCGGTATTTTTTATTGTTATAGGGACTGATAACGGGGTAAATTTCACGGATGGCCTGGATGGACTTTGTACCAGCGTTACCATTCTGGTAGCTACGTTCCTGACCGTAGTGTCAATTGGGGAAAATACGGGCATCAGTCCCATTACCGGTGCAGTGGTGGGAAGTCTTCTGGGTTTTCTGCTGTTTAATGTGTATCCTGCCAGAGTGTTCATGGGAGATACCGGTTCTCTTGGACTGGGAGGCTTTGTTGCCTCCAGTGCGTTTATGATGCAGATCCCTGTTTTCATCGCCATTATCGGTTTCATTTATTTGATCGAAGTATTATCTGTCATCATTCAGGTGACATATTTTAAGAGAACAGGCGGAAAAAGGATTTTTAAGATGGCACCTATCCATCACCACTTTGAGCTTAGCGGTTGGTCAGAAACCCGGGTGGTTGCTGTTTTTGCCATTGTGACAGCGGTTCTTTGCATGCTTGCATACCTTGGATTATAG
- a CDS encoding peptidoglycan D,D-transpeptidase FtsI family protein produces MSSNKTHHREKIAILFFLLFLAMTGLMGRLIFLMIFRSEHYGAMALDLHERERTIKAARGNIIDANGMVIATNRTVCTISVIHNQIRKADEVVAVLSRELGLQEDEVRKKVEKYSSREIIKTNVDKALGDQIRSYHLEGVKVDEDYKRYYPYDTLASTVLGFTGGDNQGIIGLEVKYEQYLKGLNGKILTMSDAAGIEIENAAEDRIEPVAGQDLYISLDVNIQRYCEQAAYQVMEKKGAKRVSIIVMNPQNGEIMAMVNAPEFNLNDPFTLTMDAGVPASDKEKQDLLNKMWRNPCINDTYEPGSTFKIVTAAAGLEAGAVKLDDNFSCPGFRVVEDRKIRCHKVGGHGSETFLQGMMNSCNPVLIDVGQRLGVDNYYKYFEQFGLKGKTGIDLPGEASTIMHKKEDMGLVELATVSFGQSFQITPMQLITTASAIINGGNRVTPHFGVKSVSTDGSSVNTFTYPVKEGILSPQTSETMRYILEQVVAEGSGKRAQVNGYRVGGKTATSEKLPRSLKKYISSFIGFAPADNPQVIALITIDEPQGIYYGGTIAAPVIADIFKNILPYLGIQPTEEKTVSAFRIYG; encoded by the coding sequence ATGAGTTCGAATAAGACACATCACAGAGAGAAAATAGCCATCCTGTTTTTCCTGTTATTTCTTGCCATGACAGGACTTATGGGGCGGCTTATTTTTCTAATGATTTTTCGTTCTGAGCATTACGGTGCCATGGCATTAGACCTTCATGAACGGGAAAGGACCATAAAAGCCGCCAGAGGAAATATCATTGATGCCAATGGGATGGTCATTGCCACTAACCGGACGGTATGTACCATATCGGTCATACACAACCAGATCAGAAAGGCGGATGAAGTTGTCGCGGTCCTTTCCAGAGAGCTGGGCCTTCAGGAGGATGAAGTTCGGAAAAAGGTAGAAAAATACAGTTCCAGGGAAATTATTAAGACGAATGTAGACAAGGCTCTGGGAGATCAGATCCGCAGCTATCATTTAGAAGGCGTAAAGGTGGATGAGGATTATAAGCGTTATTATCCTTATGATACCCTGGCTTCTACGGTACTCGGTTTTACAGGAGGGGATAACCAGGGAATCATCGGTCTGGAAGTAAAATACGAACAATACTTAAAAGGCCTTAACGGAAAAATTCTGACCATGTCCGATGCAGCGGGAATTGAGATTGAAAATGCGGCAGAGGACAGAATCGAGCCTGTGGCAGGACAGGACTTATATATCAGCCTGGATGTGAATATCCAGCGGTATTGTGAGCAGGCAGCATATCAGGTGATGGAGAAAAAGGGTGCAAAAAGAGTGTCGATCATTGTCATGAATCCACAGAACGGGGAAATAATGGCAATGGTAAATGCACCTGAATTTAATTTAAATGATCCGTTTACGCTAACTATGGATGCAGGAGTTCCTGCATCTGACAAAGAAAAACAGGATCTCCTTAACAAGATGTGGAGAAATCCATGCATTAACGACACCTATGAACCGGGCTCTACTTTTAAGATCGTTACTGCGGCCGCAGGGCTGGAAGCAGGTGCGGTGAAGCTTGACGACAATTTTTCATGCCCCGGCTTCCGGGTGGTAGAAGATCGTAAAATCAGATGTCATAAGGTAGGAGGCCATGGCTCGGAAACCTTTCTTCAGGGCATGATGAATTCCTGCAACCCTGTTTTGATCGATGTAGGACAGCGGCTTGGCGTGGATAATTACTATAAATATTTTGAACAGTTTGGCTTAAAGGGAAAAACCGGGATCGACCTTCCCGGGGAAGCATCGACCATTATGCACAAAAAAGAAGATATGGGGCTTGTGGAACTGGCAACCGTTTCCTTTGGCCAGTCATTCCAGATCACTCCCATGCAGCTGATCACCACTGCCTCTGCCATAATTAATGGAGGGAACCGTGTCACTCCTCATTTTGGAGTGAAATCAGTGAGCACAGACGGATCTTCGGTCAATACCTTCACTTATCCTGTAAAAGAGGGGATCCTTTCCCCGCAAACCAGCGAAACCATGCGTTATATTCTGGAACAGGTCGTGGCGGAGGGAAGCGGAAAAAGGGCGCAGGTCAACGGCTACCGGGTGGGCGGAAAAACAGCTACCTCTGAAAAACTTCCAAGAAGTCTGAAAAAGTACATTTCGTCTTTTATAGGCTTTGCTCCGGCAGATAATCCCCAGGTGATAGCCCTCATTACCATCGATGAGCCTCAGGGGATTTATTACGGCGGAACCATTGCTGCACCGGTCATTGCAGATATTTTTAAGAATATTCTTCCATACCTGGGAATCCAGCCAACGGAGGAAAAAACTGTTTCGGCGTTTCGAATCTATGGTTGA